The Callospermophilus lateralis isolate mCalLat2 chromosome 4, mCalLat2.hap1, whole genome shotgun sequence genomic interval CCATTTTTAAACACCAGCAGTGGAAAATAAGCAAAACCTGCCTTGTTCCTTCCTATTGACAAAAACATCTCCATACACATTACATCCAGAATTGAATCACCAATAAAAGATGCCATGATGATCATGGCATTAAAGAGCAAGCAGATGAAGGGGCCATGTGGGCTGTTACTCTAATgttctttctctaaataaataaattcttagaataaaatgaaaatagacaTAGATCAGAACAGAATCACTGGGATATTTTGAAGgttgttctaagaggaaagtttatagctaTTGGTACCTATataaatacaacaacaacaaaataaacaaagcCCAAACCcagaaagatcccaaataaacATCTAATGTTGCATCTCAAGGTcctagaaatacaaaagcaaaccAATTCTAAAACAAGTAGAATTAAGTAAATAATTTAGATCTGagataaattaatgaaatagaaaataaaaagtacaaGAAGATGTAATAAAGATTTGAttgtttataaagataaaaatgataatagacccttagccaaactaactaaataaaaagaaagatgagATAAAATGAGAGATAAGAGATACAATTATAGAAGAAAAAGGACATATCACCACAGACATCAGTAGAATCCAGAGGCTCTTTAgttactattttgaaaactttgcagggcataaatatttaatattataatatattcTTGTTGGGTTGCTCCATTTACAGTGTGAAGAGAACTTCTTtgcctcttctgattaattttgtctTGAAGTCTGCTTTGTTAAATATGAGAGCAGCTACTCCTGCTTATTTTCAGGCTCCATTTCCACAGATTTTAATTTCTGTCTTTTTACTTTAAGCCTGTGGAATTCTTTGCCTCAGAGTTGTGCATTTTACATGCAATATatagttggtttttttttcttttttgttaaatgACAAGTATGCTGTTAATAGCTTCAAACTCAAAGCTCTTTAATTTTTGAGTATTTTCTGCATTGTTCTCTTGATCCCTGTATCACCATTTATATTCCCTTATGTTTTTCCTATTTTgctcattaaaaatcattgatatctttaatttttctctatatttttgtgttgatttaattaatttttccattttttggaACTTAAAATTTATTGTTCCAATAAATGCATCTATTCTGAATTAGTACTTATAATAAgtgattttaaatttatatttctttaaattaaGTATATTTTTAAGTGATGTTCTTTTATATAAGGAAATAACAAGTAATTTTACAAGTGATTTTAAAGATATCATCAATTCTAATTACTCATAAACTCCTGTTGATGTCTCCTTCCTAATTAGTGTAATAGGCCTGGAATGTCTTATTTGGTTTAATATATGTTAGCATGtctctgctattttttttttatcttttgaatAAGCATTTGTGCTATTCATTTTATATCTGTATTACAGTAAGAAAGTAACTAGTATTATTGCCATATAATTTAACACGATAATTTgtacaatttaaaatattattttctttcttttcctagcTCAGAAGTGGAGAAAAATTTAATTCCATGGAAATTATATTTTTTAGATTCACAATGAAGGAAAACACAATGAATGAATTTGGTTCAAAGTAATAAAGAGTTTAATAAGCATGAGATCAGGATGAAATATTAAATGTCTTTGAGAAGGCTAATGTGACTGAAATGTAGAAAGGAAACAATGAAAAAAGTTAGAAGCAACAGTAAAACAGTCGTAGAATGTTTTATTTCCTTCGATTCATCAAAAGTCCTGCTTCTTTGAGAGAAATACAATCTTTTTTATGGAATCATTGAAAGCGAGTTTCACTTGCTTGTTTCTCAAGGTGTAAATGAAAGGGTTCAACAAGGGCGCTACAGAAGTGGTGAGAACTGAGACACCTTTATTTACAGACACCTCTTCCTTTGCTGATGGCTTGATGTAGATGAAGATGCAGCTGCCATAGGTGATGGAAACCACAATCATGTGGGATGAGCAGGTGGAAAAGGCCTTTTTCCTTTGCTGAACAGAGGGGAATCTCAGAATGGTCCTGATGATGTACGTGTAGGACAGAACCACACAGACTAGGGTAATAATGAGCCCAAATACAGCCACAAATAGAACCATCTGTTCTAACATCCATGTGTCTGAGCATGCGATCTTTAGGAGGGGACTTGCATCACAGATGAAATGATCAATGGCATTAGAATCACAGAATTCAAGCTGGAGACCTACACTTAAGAGTGGGACAATAATCATCAAGCCAGCTACCCAGCAGGAGAGGACTAATAAGGTGCACACTCTGTTGTTCATGATGGTCATATAATGAAGGGGTTtacagatggccacatagcgatCATAGGACATGGCTGCCAGGAGAAAAAATTCTGTTGctccaaagagaaaaacaaaaaatacttgACTTGCACAAGCATTGTAGGTAACAGTATTGTCTCCAGTTGATAAACTGTACAGGAATCGAGGGATACAGACAGTAGTAAATGAAACTTCTAGGAAGGAAAAGTTTCTGAGGAAGAAGTACATAGGTGTCTTAAGATGGGAATCCACCAATGTGAGGGTGATAATAGTCAGGTTCCCTGTTACACTCAACATGTAAGTGAGCAGCAGAAAGATAAAAAGCAGAACTTGCAGTTTGGGGTCATTAGTCAGTCCTAGCAGGATGAAAGTGGTTATTGCTGTGTAGTTCCTCATCGTTGAACATTGATATTTACCTAAGCATTGTGTAAAAATCAAGATTGTATGAAGAGAAATATTCAAATTCTACATCAAAAAGGCATGCATATAGAAGCCCAGCAAATCAGCTTACATTTATCTTTTCCTTTTACATCATTATCAATATTTTTGCTATTCTAGTAACTTTCATGAATTTATGTGTTTGAACAGTGGAAATTTCCTTAAGTTTTCATGTTATTGTAAaatagtccattttttttttattcatttgtcaACCCTCTGAATTTGTAAATGTAGTTGATTTGTCATATTAATTTGTCACATATGAATCATTACATGGACTGGATTTCCAAATGGGTTAGTGAAAGATGTCATTTTATGGATGGCTAACGTTTCTTTGTCCAAGGCAAACGTTGGATACAGGGCATATCCAGGTAACTAAGAGCATGGATTCTCTTCACTTGTTACTACCTGGTGATTGTTGTAAGGATAAGATATATTTTCTCctggaaaacaaataaatgacagTAACCAAAACAGGATTTCTTATACTGGAAATTCTAGCACTTGTGGACATTTTGATGTACAACTATTTTACCTATAGTGTGAGAAAATAttatgtgcaagatatatacaaaaGGAATGTTTTCTTATGCATACATTTATGCTCAATTACTTGACTGTGGCTCTTATTTTCTCAAAGTCCCAGAAgttaatttatatataatattgctAAGTATAGCCTTCTAGGCTGTATCTTTTTTCCAGATGttttaaattcatttgaaaacATTCATTTCTCCTCAGTTCATCTTTACTCCATTGAGGTTTTTAACTGGCCATGCGGAACTTTCACTTACAATTCCCTATAGCTTTCTGAGCACATCCAAAGACTTCATTTCTGTTGAAGCCAATGACATATTTTAGTTTTCATCTTGCCTGAAATTGCCAAAGCGTTAAAAAGCAAAGTTTGGTCATTCTTTAGATTAATCCCATGGCATATTTTGATTTTCTTTCTaggtttatattattatttttaatgtttctcaTTTTAGCCCTCTCTTCCctattcatatatgaaatatttgaGTTCTCTAATATTGTATTTTCTGACCTCCCACTTATTGTGTTCtatttgttattctttttttctttatactcTTAATGAATGATTTAACTGATTCACTTTTATTTTCTATAAAAACATCATTAAGCACATGGGTCATCCCTGGGCATCTGTAGGATACTCCACAGATACCAAATCTGAGGATGCTCTAAACATAACAAGTTGTGTGTCCACATCTCAATTACCATATGCTCTAAATGATTTACCTTATCTTCTTCCAGTGTTAATTATTTTTTGATATAGAAAGAATTATGTTTTTGTTTAACCTGCAAGACTAATGGAAAGTACCttctttgattttctcatttcaaTATTTGTCATTTTCTTATCTGTCTTCCTTATGGTTTGAGTTCCAATAACACTGACAACTTgaaattctttatattttctaCATGGTTTCTCCTCTGCACAGGCTAACTTTTGATTAATGACTATTAGTCCTTCAGAGTTCCCCATAGGTATCAGTTCTTTCAGGAAATCTTCATTCATGAACCCAAAGCATATGATAATTTTGTGGTGTTTCCAAGTACCTgctttttatccattcatggaGTATATCACATTATATTATGTTGTACACGGTAATTACATTTCTCCTGTATGTTCCTATAAATTTTTCTAAAGTACAAACAATATTTTATGTGCTCTTAAATTTCTTTATATTTGGCTTATCTAATAAATTTAGGGACAAAAAAAAGCAGCATTGTCTATATACTGGGGTACTCCTTAATGCCTATTCTGGTCAGTTGGTTCAAAGTTCTTCTTTTACATGTGCTTCAAACTAAGCTTTCATTTTGAatactttttaaaacaaaaggCCTGGATATGCCCAGTTCTAAACTTTAAAGATTCTCCTTTTTCAGTGTTTCCCCCATTCTGTGTACTGCCCATTCCTTTAACCTTAATAATTAATTCTCTATCTGCAGGTGCTGTTTTCTTTCTAGTTTCTGATAAACTCTTTCCTGGCCTACTCCTTGTTGGAAACTTAAGATTCCCACACTTTGTAAAAAGTATTGGCTTCCCATATATCACTTTTTGATACTGCAATTATTTCACGTTCTGATTTTTTGATGCTTATACTCCctactaaatattttaatttctgatATTATTCTTTTTTGAGACTTATACCTCCTATTATATGTCTATAAATTTAATCTTCCCAAAGAGATTTTGTTTATTCTTACTAAAATAGATAATGATCCGCATAGATAAAATGAACAGCTACATTCAAGAAGCCCAAGAGTACCTGAATATTCTCAAGATTATTAGATTTTGGGGGTCAATAGAAAATGTACTTTAAAAACAGGAAATTTGTTCTTTTCTGTTGCATATTTTGTACCTACAAAGACAGTATCTGATATATAACACATGTTTaataatatttgaagaaataatttaaTGTACCTTTATGTAATTGTAATTTGTGTTTCCATCCTTCTAAAAGTAGAGAATATTTTAGGTAATGCTCATCGCCAAAAGGCTCTCGCTGCAATGTCTGCAAGATTAGAATTGCTATGAAACCTTGTGATTGTAAcccaaatagtttttttttcttctttatttacttttctatctATATCCCCAAACCATTTTTGTCACACTGACACTCCAAGTACATTGGTTGATATAACCAGAATGTAATTAGTGATAAAGCATTTTCATGTTCATAGTATTACTTCTATTCATCTCTTTTATTCATATTAGGATGTTAATTTAGCCATCTagttttctgtatttttcataATCAAATTCAGTGATAGTGTTTCTAGAGAAAACTGCTGCCATAGAGATAAATATATAAACCCACCTTTTGTAAGGGAAAAATAATGTCATCACATTTCTATGGCCCCAGAACATTCACAGTCTGAAAAACTGCTTTGCCTGGCCaggtttccttctcttttctccatTCTTCTAGTCCATTGATTCacctaaaatattattaaatgataaatttcttaggatccaacagttttgaggtaagGTACACAATAGCAGTGAATTTTTCCTTTGTAGTGAAGGAGAATCAGTTACAGGATAAAGAAAAGTGCAATATTTGTTACACTGAAAATCTTGGGTGTTTGGAGTCgtacaataaaaacaaaacaaaagaaaccaaaCTTGACTATTCAGCTTCCTAACAGCTCATATTAAGATGTAAACTACAATAAAATGTCACCTTATATATCTTACAATAAATATTAGCAGCAAATATGTGTTTTGATAAGGACGTGGAGAAATTTAAATATGTGCAACCTTTTGATGGTAATGTAAACTGGTATAGTTAATGTAGAAAACATTATGAAGTTTTCTCAGAAAACTACCAATAGAATGGCTGTATAATCTAGAAATCCAATTTTGTCATATTtccaaaagaatagaaataagTATCCCAGAGAAAAATCTGCATTTCTGTGTTCATTGCAACAAAATTGAAAGTAGCAAAGACATGGAAACAACACAGATTTATGTCAACACATAAgtggataaaaagaaaatgtggcacacacagacacacacacacacacacacacacacacacactatggaatattatttaactttaaaaataaagaaaccctGCAATATGCAACAACATGAATAACTTTGATAAAGATATTAtcaaagtgaaatgaattacagaaggTCAAATGTTGCAGGAATCTACTTTTGTGAGTATTTAACATGGTCATATTCAAGCAAACTGAGATTCAAAAGGGTGGTTGCCATgagcagaggaaggggaaatagaGAGTAGTTCTGTGGCTATGAAATTTCAGTATGGAAGATAAGTAAGTCTAGAGATCTATTGTGCAACATGGTGCCATTATTAGCACTGCTATTTTGGGTACTGAAAAAAATTTAAGAGGGTATATGTCCTGTTAAGTGTTTTtagcaaaacaaagaaataaacaacaacagttataaacaaacaaacaaacaaaaaaccaaaatctaaaagggaaacaaggaaattTTGGGAGCTGGAGGatatatgttcattttctctATTGTGATGATGTCTTCACAGTATGCATGTGTCCCACCTCATCAAAttgagtatttcaaatatatgcagtTTATGTtacaaattatacctcaataaaactgTTAAAAAGAAACCCATGCTGAAGACAATTACACTATCTAAATGAATTCTCACTTCCATAATTATGAACAGGATGCCTCATACTTTGTCAAATGGCATCTGGCCCCATACCGACTGATCTCTGTCCCTAGTGCATGGGCTATTGGTGAATCACATCTAAAGTCACTTGGTCAACTGTATCATTTGGGAAAGACCTAGGATGTTTATTTGGTGTCTTAAAGTAAAAATTTCTTTAATTATCTGACAcagagtttttctttttgtacttttATAGCCTTTCATGTGATCCTTTACCCAAACTTCAAATTTCACCTATTTTTCTCCTCAGAAACACAATATCACATTCATTTCAGTCTTTATATTTTACTAAGTAGGGATAAATatatcttctccttttttttataagaaaagaATCCTCTTAATTCCCtaatatttttgagttttttCCTCTTAGAAATCTTTCCACCAGTGCAGGCTATGGGAAGTTGTATTAAGGTAATTATTGCTTCATAGTGTCTATTCTCCATACTCATCTTCCCAAACTCCCAATGTCCTCTGCCAGAGTGCTCCACTCTGACATTCTCTTGCCCTAGTCTTCCCAAACAATGAAGTGCTTTGGATCCTTTCATCCTCCTCGCTCTTATTAATTCTGGTTCAGGGATTGATTAAACTGGGCTATTGGCAAACATGAAACAAGCTATATAAAATAAATCTATTCTATTCATCATCCACCATTTCCCAGGCACCAGGCTAGGTTCCATATCATAAAACTCATTTAATTTGTACTAAAACTCTCACTGTCACTGTAATGTGTAATATTCATCTTCTTAATTAGAATTGTCAAAGAAACTTTTCACAAACATATATGCTTGGGAATTAGACAGAGCTAATAATTTTCACCGGGAAGTAAGGGACTGAGATCAAATGCTAGTGGAGAAATTAGAAGCTAGAATAATTGTAGTATAAAGATTAAGAGTTTCATATGAATATTAATATTTGAGAATCACCTAGGTAATTAAAGCTTAGTGTTCAACACTGACATTGTCATCTACCCACTTCATCAGTGCTGTTCTTTATGCCATAAACCATCACTTAATTTATATATTTGCATTATAATGTAGACACAAATGAAGGATGAGTTAAATATTAATATAGTCTTTTACCTGAATTACAGGTCTTATTTTGTTAATATAGCCTCTGAGCATTATGTGTATTCTTCATGTATAGGAACAGATTGTACTTCTGTTTATGGAGTAATGATTGCCCCTAGTCTGCCAGGATTAATTATTTATTATGCTAGCAATGAACATATGCACTATCTTAAAATACAGTCTCTTGAGCATTTGCTATTTCCTTATCATGGAATGAAAGGATATTTCTGCAGGAGATAACAATTTGTTTTaagaatgactttattttattttatttttaactcaatttgctttttaaaaattgctgcaaacagggctggggctgtagctcagtggcagagcacttgcctagcatgtgtgaggcactgggtttgatactcagcaccatataaaaaaataaattaaataagaccatgctgtccatctacaaatattaaaaaagtctTAAAAATTCCTTCATATAACATGAGTCCTGTTGGTCTGGAACAATTGAATTCTTCATTCCAATGCCACGTGCCTTAAAAAATCCAATGTGATATATATGGAAAGGTTCATCTTGCTTTCTGGATATCATCACTGGAAAATAGGCAGAACACTAAGGGAAATGGCACAGACCTGGTATGACTTGGATGAAGATGCTAACAAAGCATACTGATCAATATTGTACAATGACAGTGTGTCACGTGCATTTACTTCTGAGTGACAATCAAGGTTTTCAAAGAAATCCATAAAACCAAATCTATTCCCTTTGATGATATCCCACCCCCACCTCAAGATTGGTTTCTGAAAGCCTTTCAGGTTAACCAAGAGCTTATTCAAGGAAAGGAAAACAGCTCTTTGTTTTCAAATTCTCTGTGGTTTTCCATGTTCAGCTCAATCTTTTTAAACACAAATCCTATTTTGCCTTTgttagataaaaatcaatgtattAATGGTTTCTCTTTTATACAAGTAAATCATAAGCTACTACTTTACAGTAACTTGTTCTTTGATCTTAGTTTATCTAGCAACTAATTGTCTCTCAACTACTTCAGGGCCACAAAAACTGCAATGAGGAGAATAAGCTATGAAGTAGATAAAAGTTGACAAGCTTTCTGTCATCTCATTCTTCATACTCCCCCTCTGAACACATACCAGCAAGAACTGTCTTGGTGGAAATCTTAGCCTTGATGATTTTGTGCAGTGAATGATGTACAACTAAAAAGTTCTCTCAATAGAGAGTAATTTCTCTTACTTAGCTATTAAGGAAAAAATTTCATTAAACTAATAGGAGATATTTCATAGTAAAGGAATATTTACAACttggaaaattttgaaattttcagCTATGTAATATCTTTGTGGTGCATTTCCCAAGACCATGGAAGGCATATTTCATGTGTCTTTTAGATGGATAACTACAAATTACTGGATCAGTGACTATAGAAGTATGTTTAATATGCCCTGAGAAGTCATTAGTCTTTTCAAGGATGTGttgaataatttaaaaacatgttttttaCAATTgtccatattaaaaagttaaagaaattaCAGGAAAATACACCAACAAATATTTCTCTCAAAAGAGAAAGCAGTTCTGACATCTACCTTACATTACTTACTCTTGATAAtttttcatcattttgactggcaGCTCCTTAGTAACTGTGCTGTGTTAAAGAAGATGTGACTTGTCCTGTGTTAGAAGCATCATCTTAATTTGATCTCTAGACATGTTTTACAGAGTATTGAGTTTTCCTAGTTTCCTTTTATACATAGTATGTTTAGATCTTTAGAAACGCTTTCTTACTTTGAATATTGGAAATATTTTCTTTGCTCTCCATGATGCTGGTAGAAAATCTGAGAgggaaaagtaaaaaagaatttTCTTTGGGCTGAGAAGAATGATGCTCTGATCTTTCTGAGCAGCAGTAAATATTTCTACTCCCAAAATTATGATATTTATGTTTTCCGCTCTCTCACCTGGAGGCACACAGGGATTAACTGAATTTATAGCCAAGTATCCTTAGTGCCCAGATTCAAACATCACTTACTGAGCCCTCTGTGTAATTAGCCTTGGCAAAGCAATGGAAATAGGCAGCCGCAGAGACACTTTCCTTTGAGACAGTAAGATAGCAAAGGAGAATCAGTCAGAGGGCAGGTGCTCAtcttaatgggaaaaaaaaaatttaaaaagcacaagTCAGATTCAAATCCCcattctccccattatactttctaaGGATATAATTATGTCTGCTTATAAAATATTTCAGGAACAGCTCTTCATTTAACTTTtcttttgtgttattttttaaaatttctattctaCTCATTTTGTCTTAAACCATTATTTCTCTCTTTTTACTAATTTTGAATTCTGTTTGTTCTTTTTTCAACTGCCTTGAGATGCAAAGATATATCCTTTATTTAAGGTCTTTACTTTTTTGATGCAGGTGTGACTGCTGTGAACATTCTTCCTAGTACTACTTCTGTTGTATATCATTGGTTTTGGTATGCTGTGTTTCCAATTTCAATTGTTTCAAGAATTTTTAAACTTCATTAACTATTGGTTATTCAACACAGAGTTGTTATATGATTTATATAATGtccaaagttttcttttttattgatttctatttttattatgtcATGCTATGTTTGGAAAAGATAAATGAACATGatctcaattttttaaatatttattgagatttGTTTTGTAGCCTATcatatgatctattttgaaaattattccaTGGCTTTGGAAGAACATGTATTCTTCATTTGTTGGATGCAAGGTTCTGTGCATGTCTGTTAGGTAGAATGAACTCtgctgtttttgttcattttctgcCTGAACAATTCTGTGCTTTGCTGAAAGTGGGATATACAAGTTCCATACTATTATTGGTTTGGAGTGCATTTCTCCCTTTACACATATTAatatttactttatatatttGTGTGCTCAAATATTAGAAATATATATAACTATTATCTCCTTTTATAGAATTGACCCTTCATCACTATTTAATTAtttcccttgtataattttttaaaatttattttttatttctatttttggtCTTGGCAGTGCCGGAGATTaacctcagggc includes:
- the LOC143398478 gene encoding olfactory receptor 6C2-like — translated: MRNYTAITTFILLGLTNDPKLQVLLFIFLLLTYMLSVTGNLTIITLTLVDSHLKTPMYFFLRNFSFLEVSFTTVCIPRFLYSLSTGDNTVTYNACASQVFFVFLFGATEFFLLAAMSYDRYVAICKPLHYMTIMNNRVCTLLVLSCWVAGLMIIVPLLSVGLQLEFCDSNAIDHFICDASPLLKIACSDTWMLEQMVLFVAVFGLIITLVCVVLSYTYIIRTILRFPSVQQRKKAFSTCSSHMIVVSITYGSCIFIYIKPSAKEEVSVNKGVSVLTTSVAPLLNPFIYTLRNKQVKLAFNDSIKKIVFLSKKQDF